A genomic segment from Legionella quinlivanii encodes:
- a CDS encoding ABC transporter permease, translating to MLWTDIFFLGMLVFVFAGLLFSLRKEPARVVLLKIFQRPIAIASGIILLFFLSIAILDSFHIEVSEGKDTAALESKTLLDAILAPLDEVYENTYSAPMALKLYTTETAILDGKIQQIYPRLSYPPVMVQTSQDKNSLIINTIFKAGVSGIVWTAGLALLFVLIAYLSGHRHFKYSPQLAVALGTVFICIFLSILAFKLSRYFHIFGTGKIGQDIFFYTVKSIRTGLVIGTLTTLFMLPLGIILGIAAGYFGGVVDDIIQYIYTVLSSIPGVLLITASVLSMQTYIANHPQQFPTLEKSADARLFALCLILGITSWTSLCRLLRAEALKFREIDFVLAAKVMGTRTSRIIWKHLLPNMMPIVLISLVLDFSFLVLAEAVLSYVGVGVSPMTISWGNMINGARLELARDPLVWWPIMAAFLFMFVLVLASNLFADAVRDALDPHQA from the coding sequence ATGCTTTGGACGGATATTTTTTTTCTTGGCATGCTGGTTTTTGTTTTTGCCGGTCTCTTGTTCAGTTTAAGGAAGGAGCCAGCACGAGTGGTGCTGTTAAAGATTTTTCAGCGGCCCATCGCAATCGCTTCGGGGATTATCCTCTTATTTTTTTTAAGCATAGCCATTCTTGATTCCTTCCATATTGAGGTATCGGAGGGTAAAGACACTGCTGCTCTCGAATCGAAAACCTTGCTGGACGCCATTCTTGCCCCTTTGGATGAGGTGTATGAAAATACGTATTCTGCGCCAATGGCTTTAAAGCTTTATACTACCGAAACAGCCATCCTCGACGGTAAAATTCAGCAAATTTATCCTCGTCTTTCCTATCCCCCAGTGATGGTTCAAACCAGTCAGGATAAAAACAGCTTAATCATCAATACGATTTTTAAAGCGGGGGTCTCTGGGATAGTATGGACAGCAGGATTGGCATTACTGTTTGTCTTAATCGCTTATTTATCAGGCCATAGGCATTTCAAATACTCTCCGCAACTTGCTGTTGCTCTGGGTACTGTTTTCATCTGTATTTTTCTTAGCATTCTTGCTTTTAAGTTATCCCGTTACTTTCACATATTTGGCACTGGAAAGATTGGGCAGGATATTTTCTTTTACACCGTAAAAAGTATTCGCACAGGTCTTGTTATTGGAACCTTAACCACATTATTCATGCTTCCTTTAGGAATCATTCTAGGCATTGCTGCAGGTTACTTTGGCGGGGTTGTTGATGATATTATCCAGTATATTTATACTGTTTTAAGCTCCATTCCAGGAGTGCTTCTTATCACGGCTTCTGTATTATCGATGCAAACTTATATTGCCAATCATCCTCAGCAATTTCCAACGCTTGAAAAAAGTGCTGATGCGAGATTATTTGCTTTATGCCTTATTCTGGGGATTACCAGCTGGACCAGTTTATGCCGTTTACTGCGCGCAGAAGCTTTGAAGTTTCGGGAAATCGACTTTGTATTAGCCGCTAAAGTAATGGGAACCCGGACTTCAAGAATTATCTGGAAACATTTATTGCCTAATATGATGCCGATTGTGCTCATTTCACTGGTTCTCGACTTCAGTTTTCTGGTGTTGGCTGAAGCGGTGCTTTCCTATGTGGGGGTGGGGGTATCTCCTATGACCATCAGTTGGGGGAATATGATTAACGGAGCCAGGCTTGAGCTGGCCAGAGATCCGCTGGTTTGGTGGCCTATCATGGCGGCATTCCTGTTTATGTTTGTGCTGGTACTCGCGAGTAATTTATTTGCCGATGCGGTACGGGATGCCTTGGATCCTCACCAGGCTTGA
- a CDS encoding type 4a pilus biogenesis protein PilO, with amino-acid sequence MNTINLSDLTLENAGQWPLAVKYMAALVLAVLVIGLGYWLIIKSYFEEYDNLKSAEANLKTEFEQKQKQAANLQAYRQQMQVMTERFGNMLKQLPAKNEMPGLLEDISKTGTSSGLTFELFAPAPEVIHDFYIEVPINIIVIGNYHQLAVFLSRVAQMGRIVTLHDFEINTVKEDKQKAASGDLLEMKLTAKIYRYKS; translated from the coding sequence ATGAATACTATAAACTTAAGTGATCTGACGCTCGAAAATGCTGGACAGTGGCCCTTGGCGGTCAAGTATATGGCCGCCCTCGTATTGGCAGTTTTAGTCATAGGTCTTGGCTATTGGCTGATTATCAAATCCTATTTTGAGGAATATGACAACTTAAAATCCGCAGAGGCTAATTTAAAAACTGAATTTGAGCAAAAACAAAAACAAGCCGCAAACTTACAGGCTTATCGGCAGCAAATGCAGGTAATGACCGAACGATTCGGAAACATGCTCAAACAATTGCCGGCAAAGAACGAAATGCCCGGTCTTCTGGAGGATATTTCAAAAACAGGTACAAGCAGCGGCTTAACTTTTGAACTGTTTGCACCGGCTCCCGAGGTGATTCATGATTTTTATATTGAAGTTCCGATCAATATTATAGTAATCGGAAATTACCACCAGTTAGCTGTTTTTCTAAGCCGTGTGGCGCAGATGGGGCGCATTGTGACTTTACATGATTTTGAAATCAACACAGTTAAAGAGGATAAGCAAAAAGCAGCCTCCGGTGATTTACTGGAAATGAAATTAACCGCAAAAATTTATCGATACAAATCATGA
- a CDS encoding PilN domain-containing protein — MTTINLLPWREIKREHEKKEFTMLLLMALILGSAIAFAMYYYASDLVSGQKHRNQLLQDEINTFNGQIAEIKQLKDLRARLISRMTVVQNLQATRSLTVHLLDELIKILPDGVYLTQMKREGNRITLLGYSESNSNVSILMRNIEQNPWIQNPELTEIKKSKDPLDPNDTNAAAPETGENEFKLSFILKPKNSALLTL, encoded by the coding sequence ATGACGACTATTAATCTTTTACCATGGCGTGAAATCAAGCGGGAGCATGAAAAAAAAGAATTCACTATGCTATTGCTCATGGCTCTTATTTTAGGAAGTGCCATTGCTTTCGCCATGTATTATTATGCCTCTGACCTGGTAAGCGGCCAAAAACATCGAAATCAGCTGTTGCAGGACGAAATAAATACGTTTAACGGACAGATTGCGGAAATTAAACAGCTAAAGGATTTAAGAGCGCGTCTGATTTCAAGAATGACTGTAGTGCAGAATCTGCAGGCCACTCGCAGCTTAACGGTTCATTTATTAGACGAGCTTATTAAAATACTTCCTGATGGCGTATACCTTACTCAAATGAAGCGCGAGGGTAACCGCATTACCTTGCTCGGTTATTCTGAATCCAATAGCAATGTATCCATTCTGATGCGCAATATAGAGCAAAACCCCTGGATTCAAAATCCTGAATTAACCGAGATCAAAAAAAGCAAAGATCCCCTGGATCCGAATGATACCAATGCAGCTGCCCCTGAAACCGGTGAAAATGAATTCAAATTAAGCTTCATACTTAAACCCAAGAACAGTGCGTTATTGACATTATGA
- a CDS encoding penicillin-binding protein 1A has product MKKMIYFWRKGLWALLSLFFVGVVGVSFLYLYLESQLPNVDSLKTVHLQVPLRVYTQDGKLIQEYGEKRRIPLTYDEIPKTLVFALLATEDQRFFEHPGVDVMGLGRAMVNMIQTGSKSQGGSTITMQVARNFFLSRKKTFLRKFNEILLAIKIDRELSKEKILELYLNKIYLGNRAYGVGAAAKVYYGKQLKDLNLAELATIAGLPQAPSTQNPIINPAAAKKRRDHVLERLLEEKYITQEQYNEAIQQPITAKYHGPNIEVSAPYVAEMIRQSLYDHYGENAYTKGYKVYTTIDSNLQLAANQAVFSQLMAYDHRHGYRGAVANVGQINDQSPAAARKLLASYPTVNDLQPVVILSLKDKEATALMRDGNSITIKWDGMAWARPALRKGWMGKAPQNAHQIFKIGDIVYVNQKENSWQLNQVPQAEAALIALNPQNGAIEALVGGFNFEKSKFNRVTQSSRQPGSSFKPFVYAAALNKDYTLATLVNDSPIVVDDPSQPTLWRPHNDNQTFNGPMRLKEALIRSRNLVSIRVLDDLGFDYTIDFVSRFGFRKQQLPRALSLALGSLSVSPLELTAAYAVFANGGYRVEPYLIDHISDEDGNILLRAKPAVVCDNCAQAKSDSDSFAPRVIPADIAFLMNTALKDVVQQGTARAARVLNRQDLAGKTGTTNDQVDAWFAGFTPNLVATAWVGYDTPQSLHEYGATVALPMWIEFMKTALKNVAEQSLTKPENVVAVRIDPKTGLLANENQSNAIVEYFREQDVPTEEGAPVTAGSSSSSSSEESENLF; this is encoded by the coding sequence ATGAAAAAAATGATTTACTTCTGGCGTAAAGGGCTCTGGGCGCTTTTAAGCCTTTTCTTTGTTGGTGTCGTTGGAGTCAGTTTCCTCTATCTTTATCTGGAAAGTCAGCTGCCGAATGTGGATTCATTAAAAACTGTCCACCTTCAGGTACCACTACGCGTTTATACGCAGGATGGAAAACTAATCCAGGAATACGGGGAGAAGCGGCGCATTCCACTGACTTATGACGAGATTCCTAAAACCTTGGTCTTTGCGCTATTGGCCACTGAGGACCAACGCTTTTTTGAACATCCCGGAGTCGATGTCATGGGGCTTGGCCGCGCCATGGTGAATATGATCCAGACAGGCAGCAAATCACAGGGAGGAAGTACGATTACCATGCAGGTAGCCCGTAATTTTTTCCTGAGCCGTAAAAAGACTTTTTTAAGAAAATTCAATGAGATCCTGCTGGCTATCAAAATTGATCGTGAATTAAGCAAGGAAAAAATTCTTGAGCTGTATCTGAATAAAATCTATCTGGGGAATCGCGCTTACGGCGTGGGAGCCGCGGCTAAAGTGTATTATGGAAAGCAGCTGAAAGACTTAAACCTGGCTGAATTGGCAACCATCGCCGGTTTACCACAGGCCCCCTCCACACAGAATCCTATCATCAATCCGGCTGCTGCCAAGAAACGACGCGACCATGTGCTGGAACGATTGCTTGAAGAAAAGTACATAACCCAGGAGCAATATAACGAGGCCATTCAGCAACCGATAACTGCCAAATATCATGGACCCAATATTGAAGTAAGCGCCCCTTATGTTGCTGAAATGATTCGCCAATCACTTTATGATCATTATGGTGAAAACGCCTATACCAAAGGGTATAAGGTTTACACTACAATCGATAGTAACCTGCAGCTCGCAGCTAATCAGGCCGTATTTAGTCAACTGATGGCCTATGATCATCGGCATGGCTATCGGGGAGCCGTAGCCAACGTGGGCCAGATTAATGATCAGTCCCCTGCTGCTGCCCGTAAATTGCTGGCTTCTTATCCCACGGTGAACGATCTTCAGCCCGTGGTTATTTTAAGCCTTAAAGATAAAGAAGCGACCGCGCTGATGCGTGACGGGAATAGCATTACTATCAAATGGGATGGTATGGCCTGGGCGAGGCCCGCGCTAAGAAAAGGATGGATGGGTAAAGCACCTCAGAATGCGCATCAGATTTTCAAAATCGGCGATATTGTCTATGTCAATCAGAAAGAGAATAGCTGGCAGTTAAACCAGGTACCGCAGGCCGAAGCAGCGCTTATTGCCTTGAATCCGCAAAATGGTGCTATTGAAGCCCTGGTTGGCGGCTTTAATTTTGAGAAAAGCAAGTTTAACCGGGTAACGCAATCCAGCAGACAACCTGGCTCAAGCTTCAAACCTTTTGTCTATGCCGCAGCGCTCAATAAAGATTATACGCTGGCAACTCTTGTTAATGACTCGCCGATTGTTGTTGATGATCCCAGTCAGCCCACCTTGTGGCGTCCACATAATGACAACCAGACGTTTAACGGCCCCATGCGCTTAAAAGAAGCCCTGATTCGTTCCCGCAATCTGGTTTCCATTCGTGTACTGGATGATTTGGGCTTTGATTATACAATTGATTTTGTATCCCGTTTCGGCTTTCGCAAGCAACAACTTCCCCGCGCATTGTCTTTGGCTCTGGGAAGTTTGTCGGTCAGTCCTCTTGAGCTCACCGCAGCCTACGCAGTATTTGCCAATGGCGGCTATCGCGTAGAACCCTATCTGATTGATCATATTAGCGATGAAGACGGGAATATTTTACTTCGCGCAAAACCTGCCGTAGTTTGTGACAATTGCGCACAAGCCAAGTCGGACTCAGATTCATTCGCACCACGGGTAATCCCGGCCGATATCGCCTTTTTAATGAATACTGCATTAAAAGACGTAGTTCAGCAGGGAACGGCTCGTGCCGCTCGCGTTTTGAATCGACAAGACCTGGCGGGTAAAACAGGAACCACTAATGATCAGGTCGACGCCTGGTTTGCCGGATTTACTCCCAATCTGGTTGCGACAGCCTGGGTTGGCTATGATACACCTCAATCGCTTCACGAATATGGTGCAACCGTTGCACTGCCTATGTGGATTGAGTTCATGAAGACAGCCCTCAAAAATGTGGCAGAACAAAGCCTGACCAAACCTGAAAATGTGGTCGCAGTTCGCATTGATCCCAAAACAGGTCTTTTGGCCAACGAAAATCAAAGCAATGCGATAGTGGAATATTTCAGAGAACAGGATGTTCCAACAGAAGAAGGAGCGCCTGTAACCGCCGGCAGCTCTTCCTCTTCATCATCGGAAGAAAGTGAGAATTTGTTTTAG
- a CDS encoding pilus assembly protein PilP encodes MRARNFRYLIVILTGYVLSGCDTSADLELSRYINEVKSRKAQPIEPIPTIKPLAKFVYPENESRRSPFKPKTVKQFQDKLAPNTKRPKQPLEEYPLDSLKFVGILKQDNMIWGLISKPSGEIVRVRPGDYMGQNYGKIIQITNNILKLEETIQIDGKWEKKVTSFSLSAKEQ; translated from the coding sequence ATGAGAGCACGCAATTTCAGATATTTGATAGTGATTCTGACCGGCTATGTGCTGTCGGGCTGCGATACCTCAGCAGATCTTGAACTTTCTCGCTATATCAATGAAGTCAAGTCGCGCAAAGCACAACCCATCGAACCGATTCCAACGATTAAACCTCTGGCCAAGTTTGTCTATCCTGAAAACGAAAGCCGTCGCAGCCCGTTTAAGCCTAAAACCGTTAAGCAATTTCAGGATAAACTCGCTCCTAACACCAAAAGGCCCAAGCAACCACTTGAAGAATATCCCCTTGATTCCTTAAAGTTTGTTGGAATCCTTAAACAGGATAATATGATATGGGGATTAATCAGCAAACCCAGTGGTGAAATAGTCAGAGTCAGACCGGGTGATTATATGGGGCAAAATTACGGTAAAATAATTCAAATTACGAATAACATCCTAAAACTGGAAGAAACAATCCAAATTGATGGAAAATGGGAAAAAAAAGTGACTAGCTTTAGTTTAAGTGCAAAAGAACAATAG
- the pilM gene encoding type IV pilus assembly protein PilM: MLKLFKPRRQSLLGIDISSTSIKIIEISGSGQQHCVNGYASKLLPLNAVEGNTVKDIDAIAYSIKQMISSENLTSKNAVLAVPDSAVISKTIQINEGLNDSEMEEFITMEAEKYIPYPVNEVNLDFEVIGPAAKNASLLDVLIVASRSENVNSRVEAVKRAGLEVLVVDVESFAVERTAQLVTRALPAQGKDKVIAIIDIGALYSHFFVLHGMKMIFTREEEFGGKQLIDATSMHYGVSFHEAMKMNSNGSMPADYAEHILNPFREMLQVQIKRALQFFFSTSHYGFIDHILLAGGVAKLTGLAEKLEESTGIPVSIANPFEQIEIAKTVNRERLIAEAPSLIVACGLALREVY; encoded by the coding sequence GTGCTTAAATTGTTTAAACCAAGACGTCAGTCCTTGCTTGGAATTGATATCAGCTCGACTTCGATCAAGATTATAGAGATTTCAGGATCAGGTCAGCAGCACTGCGTAAATGGCTATGCTTCTAAATTATTACCCCTTAATGCGGTTGAAGGAAATACAGTTAAAGATATAGATGCTATTGCTTATTCTATCAAGCAGATGATTTCCTCGGAAAATCTGACTAGTAAAAATGCTGTACTCGCCGTTCCTGACTCAGCGGTTATCAGCAAGACCATTCAAATTAATGAGGGTTTAAATGATTCGGAAATGGAAGAGTTTATCACCATGGAAGCTGAGAAATATATTCCATACCCTGTTAATGAAGTGAATCTTGATTTTGAAGTGATAGGGCCTGCTGCAAAAAATGCGTCTCTTCTCGATGTACTAATCGTTGCATCGAGAAGCGAAAATGTGAATAGTCGGGTAGAGGCTGTAAAAAGAGCAGGACTAGAGGTTCTGGTGGTCGATGTGGAGTCTTTTGCTGTAGAGCGAACCGCCCAACTTGTTACCCGCGCCTTGCCAGCCCAGGGGAAGGATAAAGTGATCGCTATCATCGACATAGGAGCACTGTATTCTCATTTTTTCGTACTTCACGGAATGAAGATGATTTTTACCCGCGAAGAGGAGTTTGGTGGAAAACAGCTTATTGACGCAACTTCCATGCATTATGGGGTCTCTTTTCATGAGGCGATGAAAATGAACTCAAACGGCAGTATGCCGGCCGATTATGCGGAACATATTTTAAATCCATTTAGAGAAATGCTGCAGGTACAGATTAAACGGGCATTGCAATTTTTCTTCTCAACCAGCCATTACGGATTTATTGATCATATTCTTCTTGCTGGAGGCGTTGCAAAGCTGACTGGCCTTGCGGAAAAGCTGGAGGAAAGTACTGGAATTCCAGTTTCAATTGCCAATCCCTTTGAACAGATTGAAATCGCTAAAACGGTAAATCGAGAACGGCTAATTGCTGAAGCTCCTTCCTTAATAGTGGCCTGTGGATTAGCGTTAAGAGAGGTTTATTAG